One part of the Pseudoliparis swirei isolate HS2019 ecotype Mariana Trench chromosome 6, NWPU_hadal_v1, whole genome shotgun sequence genome encodes these proteins:
- the cftr gene encoding cystic fibrosis transmembrane conductance regulator isoform X1, which translates to MQKSPVEDANFLSKYFFCWTAPLLRKGFQKKLELTDVYKAPSFDLADNLSERLEREWDREVVSAKNKPRLMRALARCFFGPFAFFGFLLYLGEVSKAVQPQLLGRIIASFDPFHAPERSQGYFLALGLCLLFTARFLLLQPAIFGLHHLGMQIRIALFSLIYKKTLKLSSRVLDKISTGQLVSLMSAHLNKLDESLGLAHFIWITPLQCILCVGLIWELIEVNGFCALASLMLLGIIQAWLSQKMGPHRAVRGEMISRRLALTSEIMENIHSVKAYGWEDVMESIIKNIRQDEMTLTRKIGSLRYFYSASYFFSAILVIVSAIVPHALSKGIILRRIFTTASYCMVLRMTLTRQLPGSIQMWYDTLALVKKIEEFLMKEEYRVLEYNLTTTDLELVNVSASWDEGIGELFEKIKQENKAGGDLFFTNLYVTPVLRNISLQLGRGEMLAVAGSTGSGKSSLLMMILGELVPSEGTVRHSGRVSFSPQTSWIMPGTIRDNILFGLTYDEFRYTSVIKACQLEEDFDLLPEKDKTHLLEGGVTLSGGQRARLGLARAVYKDADLYLLDAPFTHLDIVTEKEIFEKCVCKLMASKARIVVTSKLEHLKRADRILLLHNGECFFYGTFSELQAKRPDFSSLLLGMEAYDNVNAERRSSILTETLRRVSVDETAGGFRGPETLRRSFRQPPAPPMISGSQAHPGGDGYPEKRKQSLILSPLAAARKFSFIGNSQPASNAPQSTAMEDGARELSERRFSVVPEDDQVEEVLPRGNLYHHGLQHLTGQRRQSVLAFITKSQGQERREQIQSSFRKKLSVTPQCDLVAELDIYARRLSRDSIYDISEDVDEADMEQCFADERENIFETTSWSTYLRYITTNQSLVYVLIFIVLVFFLEVAGSVIGIFLITDEIWRDGANPESPNFIDVQHPNASSPAAHLAVIVTPTSAYYIIYIYVATSESVLALGFFRGLPLVHTLLTVSKRLHEQMLSAVLRAPMAVLNTMKTGRIMNRFTKDMATIDDMLPLVLFDLIQLTLIVTGAIFTVSIIRPYIFIAVIPLATIFVALRKYFLRTGQQLKLLEAEARSPIFSHLIISLKGLWTIRAFGRQSYFETLFHKALNTHTAAWFHYLATLRWFLFRCDIIFVLFFTAAAFIAVGTNQDKPGEVGIIVALAMLILGTFQWAVITSITVDGLMRSVDRVFKFIDLPSEEQPAVAGRGAPDLVIQNPHAAGCWPNRGRMDVQGLSAKYTEGGRAVLRDISFTVEGGQSIGLLGRTGSGKSTLLSALLRLASTEGEISIDGVSWSSVPLHTWRRAFGVVPQRVFILTGTFRMNLDPHERHSDEELWRVAEEVREPLKLDAPPPAAPPLTPSPPGGPEVGDRTVPRQAGLPPGGRRQRAEQRPQAAAVPGALHPQQGPHPAAGRALGLPGPHHAAGPQEDAEALVLALHRHPVGAPGGAAAGVPVLPDDRGQLHEELRLSPEASERDEPPEAGHEPLRQAPPLPHAAPPQLQQAGAAAGRQDLLAAGGGRGGSARHSPLTHTHTHTQVRYR; encoded by the exons ATGCAGAAGTCACCGGTGGAAGACGCCAACTTCCTCTCCAAATACTTCTTCTG CTGGACCGCGCCGCTGCTCAGGAAGGGCTTCCAGAAGAAGTTGGAGCTGACGGACGTGTACAAGGCGCCGTCCTTCGACCTGGCGGACAACCTCTCGGAGAGACTGGAGAG agaATGGGACAGAGAGGTGGTGTCGGCCAAGAACAAGCCCCGGCTGATGAGGGCGCTGGCTCGGTGCTTCTTCGGCCCCTTCGCCTTCTTCggtttcctcctctacctcggG GAGGTGTCCAAGGCGGTGCAGCCTCAGCTCCTCGGCCGCATCATCGCCTCCTTCGACCCGTTCCACGCCCCGGAGCGCAGCCAGGGCTACTTCCTGGCCCTGggcctctgcctcctcttcacCGCCCGcttcctgctgctgcagccCGCCATCTTCGGCCTGCACCACCTGGGCATGCAGATCCGCATCGCCCTGTTCAGCCTCATATACAAGAAG ACCCTGAAGCTGTCCAGCCGAGTCCTGGATAAGATCAGCACCGGTCAGCTGGTCAGTTTGATGTCGGCGCATCTCAACAAGCTGGATGAG AGTCTGGGTCTGGCCCACTTCATCTGGATCACCCCCCTGCAGTGCATCCTGTGCGTGGGTCTGATCTGGGAGCTGATCGAGGTCAACGGCTTCTGCGCCCTGGCCTCCCTCATGCTGCTCGGCATCATCCAGGCCTGGCTGTCGCAGAAGATGGGCCCTcaccg CGCGGTGCGAGGAGAGATGATCAGCCGCCGTCTGGCGCTCACCTCGGAGATCATGGAGAACATCCACTCGGTGAAGGCGTACGGCTGGGAGGACGTGATGGAGTCCATCATCAAGAACATCAGGCA GGACGAGATGACGCTGACGAGGAAGATCGGCTCTCTGCGTTACTTCTACAGCGCCTCCTACTTCTTCTCCGCCATCTTGGTGATCGTGTCCGCCATCGTGCCGCACGCGCTCAGCAAGGGCATCATCCTGCGCCGCATCTTCACCACCGCCTCCTACTGCATGGTGCTGCGCATGACGCTGACCCGCCAGCTGCCGGGCTCCATCCAGATGTGGTACGACACGCTGGCGCTGGTCAAGAAGATCGAG GAGTTCTTGATGAAGGAGGAGTACAGAGTCCTGGAGTACAACCTGACCACCACCGACCTGGAGCTGGTCAACGTCTCCGCCTCCTGGGACGAG GGCATCGGCGAGCTGTTCGAGAAGATCAAGCAGGAGAACAAGGCGGGCGGCGACCTCTTCTTCACCAACCTCTACGTCACGCCGGTGCTGAGGAACATCAGCCTGCAGCTGGGGAGGGGAGAGATGCTGGCGGTGGCCGGCTCCACCGGCTCGGGGAAG AGCTCGCTGCTCATGATGATCCTGGGGGAGCTGGTTCCCTCGGAGGGGACGGTCCGGCACAGCGGGCGCGTCTCCTTCTCGCCGCAGACGTCGTGGATCATGCCCGGAACGATCCGCGACAACATCCTGTTCGGACTCACGTACGACGAGTTCCGCTACACCTCCGTCATCAAGGCCTGCCAGCTGGAGGAG GACTTCGACCTGCTGCCCGAGAAAGACAAGACGCATCTCCTGGAAGGAGGGGTGACCCTCAGCGGGGGTCAAAGGGCACGCCTCGGCCTGGCCAG GGCTGTGTATAAAGATGCGGACCTCTACCTGCTGGATGCACCTTTCACCCACCTGGACATCGTGACGGAGAAAGAGATCTTTGAGAA ATGCGTGTGCAAGCTCATGGCGTCCAAGGCGCGCATCGTGGTCACCAGCAAGCTGGAGCACCTGAAGCGGGCGGACCGGATCCTGCTGCTGCACAACGGCGAATGCTTCTTCTACGGAACCTTCTCGGAGCTGCAGGCCAAGCGGCCCGACTTCAGCTCCCTGCTCCTCGGCATGGAGGCCTACGACAACGTCAACGCGGAGCGCCGCAGCTCCATCCTCACCGAGACGCTCCGCCGGGTCTCCGTCGACGAGACCGCCGGCGGCTTCCGGGGCCCGGAGACGCTCCGCCGGTCCTTCCGGCAGCCGCCGGCGCCTCCGATGATATCCGGATCCCAGGCGCACCCCGGGGGCGACGGCTACCCGGAGAAACGCAAACAGTCCCTCATCCTCAGTCCGCTGGCGGCGGCGCGCAAGTTCTCCTTCATCGGGAACTCCCAGCCGGCCTCGAACGCCCCGCAGTCCACGGCGATGGAGGACGGGGCGCGGGAGCTCTCCGAGCGGAGGTTCTCGGTGGTGCCCGAGGACgaccaggtggaggaggtgctCCCCAGGGGGAACCTGTACCACCACGGGCTGCAGCACCTCACCGGGCAGCGCCGCCAGTCCGTCCTGGCGTTCATCACCAAGTCTCAGGGCCAGGAGCGCCGGGAGCAGATCCAGTCGTCCTTCAGGAAGAAGCTGTCCGTCACACCGCAGTGCGACCTGGTGGCCGAGCTGGACATCTACGCCCGCCGCCTGTCCAGGGACAGCATCTACGACATCAGCGAGGACGTGGACGAGGCAGACATGGAG CAATGCTTCGCAGATGAGCGGGAGAACATCTTTGAAACTACGTCATGGAGCACGTACCTCCGCTACATCACCACCAACCAGAGCTTAGTCTACGTCTTAATTTTCATCgtcctcgtcttcttcctcgAG GTTGCTGGTTCAGTCATTGGGATTTTCCTCATCACTGA CGAGATCTGGCGGGACGGCGCCAACCCCGAGTCGCCCAACTTCATCGACGTGCAGCACCCCAACGCCTCGTCGCCCGCCGCCCACCTGGCGGTCATCGTCACGCCGACCAGCGCCTACTACATCATCTACATCTACGTGGCCACGTCGGAGAGCGTGCTGGCCCTCGGCTTCTTCCGGGGCCTCCCGCTCGTGCACACGCTGCTCACCGTGTCCAAGCGGCTGCACGAGCAGATGCTGAGCGCCGTGCTGCGGGCGCCGATGGCCGTGCTCAACACCATGAAGACCG GCCGCATCATGAACAGATTCACCAAGGACATGGCCACCATCGACGACATGCTGCCCCTGGTGCTGTTCGACCTCATTCAG ctcACGCTGATCGTCACGGGCGCCATCTTCACCGTGTCCATCATACGGCCGTACATCTTCATCGCCGTCATCCCGCTGGCCACCATCTTCGTCGCCCTCAGAAAGTACTTCCTGCGAACTGGACAGCAACTCAAGCTGCTGGaggctgaag cccgcAGCCCCATCTTCTCCCACCTCATCATCTCCCTGAAGGGCCTGTGGACCATCCGGGCGTTCGGCCGCCAGTCGTACTTCGAGACGTTGTTCCACAAGGCGCTGAACACGCACACGGCCGCCTGGTTCCACTACCTGGCCACGCTGCGCTGGTTCCTCTTCCGCTGCGACATCAtcttcgtcctcttcttcaccgCCGCCGCCTTCATCGCCGTGGGAACCAACC AGGACAAACCAGGGGAGGTCGGCATCATCGTGGCCCTGGCCATGCTCATCCTGGGGACGTTCCAATGGGCCGTCATCACCAGCATCACTGTAGACGGACTG atgCGTTCCGTGGACCGCGTGTTCAAGTTCATCGACTTGCCGTCAGAGGAGCAGCCGGCGGTGGCGGGCCGCGGGGCGCCGGACCTCGTCATCCAGAACCCGCACGCCGCCGGCTGCTGGCCCAACCGCGGCCGCATGGACGTCCAGGGCCTCAGCGCCAAGTACACCGAGGGGGGCCGCGCCGTGCTCAGGGACATCTCCTTCACCGTGGAGGGGGGGCAGAGc atcggCCTGCTGGGCCGCACCGGCTCGGGGAAGAGCACCCTGCTGTCCGCTCTGCTGCGCCTGGCCTCCACCGAGGGGGAGATCTCCATCGACGGGGTCTCCTGGAGCTCCGTGCCGCTGCACACCTGGAGGAGGGCCTTCGGGGTGGTGCCGCAG AGGGTTTTCATTCTCACCGGAACCTTCCGGATGAACCTGGATCCTCACGAGCGCCACAGTGACGAGGAGCTGTGGCGGGTcgcggaggaggtgagagaaccCCTGAAGCTGGAcgcacctcctcctgctgctcctcctctgaccccctctcctccaggtgggcCTGAAGTCGGTGATCGAACAGTTCCCCGACAAGCTGGACTTCCGCCTGGAGGACGGCGGCAACGTGCTGAGCAACGGCCACAAGCAGCTGCTGTGCCTGGCGCGCTCCATCCTCAGCAAGGCCCGCATCCTGCTGCTGGACGAGCCCTCGGCCTACCTGGACCCCAT cacgCTGCAGGTCCTCAGGAAGACGCTGAAGCACTCGTTCTCGCGCTGCACCGTCATCCTGTCGGAGCACCGGGTGGAGCCGCTGCTGGAGTGCCAGTCCTTCCTG atgaTCGAGGGCAGCTCCATGAAGAGCTACGACTCTCTCCAGAAGCTTCTGAACGAGACGAGCCACCTGAAGCAGGCCATGAGCCCCTCCGACAGGCTCCGCCTCTTCCCCACGCTGCACCGCCTCAACTCCAGCAAGcgggcgccgccgccggccgccaAGATCTCCTCGCTGCCggaggaggccgaggaggaAGTGCACGACACTcgcctctaacacacacacacacacacacacaggttcgaTACCGATGA
- the cftr gene encoding cystic fibrosis transmembrane conductance regulator isoform X2 — protein sequence MQKSPVEDANFLSKYFFCWTAPLLRKGFQKKLELTDVYKAPSFDLADNLSERLEREWDREVVSAKNKPRLMRALARCFFGPFAFFGFLLYLGEVSKAVQPQLLGRIIASFDPFHAPERSQGYFLALGLCLLFTARFLLLQPAIFGLHHLGMQIRIALFSLIYKKTLKLSSRVLDKISTGQLVSLMSAHLNKLDESLGLAHFIWITPLQCILCVGLIWELIEVNGFCALASLMLLGIIQAWLSQKMGPHRAVRGEMISRRLALTSEIMENIHSVKAYGWEDVMESIIKNIRQDEMTLTRKIGSLRYFYSASYFFSAILVIVSAIVPHALSKGIILRRIFTTASYCMVLRMTLTRQLPGSIQMWYDTLALVKKIEEFLMKEEYRVLEYNLTTTDLELVNVSASWDEGIGELFEKIKQENKAGGDLFFTNLYVTPVLRNISLQLGRGEMLAVAGSTGSGKSSLLMMILGELVPSEGTVRHSGRVSFSPQTSWIMPGTIRDNILFGLTYDEFRYTSVIKACQLEEDFDLLPEKDKTHLLEGGVTLSGGQRARLGLARAVYKDADLYLLDAPFTHLDIVTEKEIFEKCVCKLMASKARIVVTSKLEHLKRADRILLLHNGECFFYGTFSELQAKRPDFSSLLLGMEAYDNVNAERRSSILTETLRRVSVDETAGGFRGPETLRRSFRQPPAPPMISGSQAHPGGDGYPEKRKQSLILSPLAAARKFSFIGNSQPASNAPQSTAMEDGARELSERRFSVVPEDDQVEEVLPRGNLYHHGLQHLTGQRRQSVLAFITKSQGQERREQIQSSFRKKLSVTPQCDLVAELDIYARRLSRDSIYDISEDVDEADMEQCFADERENIFETTSWSTYLRYITTNQSLVYVLIFIVLVFFLEVAGSVIGIFLITDEIWRDGANPESPNFIDVQHPNASSPAAHLAVIVTPTSAYYIIYIYVATSESVLALGFFRGLPLVHTLLTVSKRLHEQMLSAVLRAPMAVLNTMKTGRIMNRFTKDMATIDDMLPLVLFDLIQLTLIVTGAIFTVSIIRPYIFIAVIPLATIFVALRKYFLRTGQQLKLLEAEARSPIFSHLIISLKGLWTIRAFGRQSYFETLFHKALNTHTAAWFHYLATLRWFLFRCDIIFVLFFTAAAFIAVGTNQDKPGEVGIIVALAMLILGTFQWAVITSITVDGLMRSVDRVFKFIDLPSEEQPAVAGRGAPDLVIQNPHAAGCWPNRGRMDVQGLSAKYTEGGRAVLRDISFTVEGGQSIGLLGRTGSGKSTLLSALLRLASTEGEISIDGVSWSSVPLHTWRRAFGVVPQRVFILTGTFRMNLDPHERHSDEELWRVAEEVGLKSVIEQFPDKLDFRLEDGGNVLSNGHKQLLCLARSILSKARILLLDEPSAYLDPITLQVLRKTLKHSFSRCTVILSEHRVEPLLECQSFLMIEGSSMKSYDSLQKLLNETSHLKQAMSPSDRLRLFPTLHRLNSSKRAPPPAAKISSLPEEAEEEVHDTRL from the exons ATGCAGAAGTCACCGGTGGAAGACGCCAACTTCCTCTCCAAATACTTCTTCTG CTGGACCGCGCCGCTGCTCAGGAAGGGCTTCCAGAAGAAGTTGGAGCTGACGGACGTGTACAAGGCGCCGTCCTTCGACCTGGCGGACAACCTCTCGGAGAGACTGGAGAG agaATGGGACAGAGAGGTGGTGTCGGCCAAGAACAAGCCCCGGCTGATGAGGGCGCTGGCTCGGTGCTTCTTCGGCCCCTTCGCCTTCTTCggtttcctcctctacctcggG GAGGTGTCCAAGGCGGTGCAGCCTCAGCTCCTCGGCCGCATCATCGCCTCCTTCGACCCGTTCCACGCCCCGGAGCGCAGCCAGGGCTACTTCCTGGCCCTGggcctctgcctcctcttcacCGCCCGcttcctgctgctgcagccCGCCATCTTCGGCCTGCACCACCTGGGCATGCAGATCCGCATCGCCCTGTTCAGCCTCATATACAAGAAG ACCCTGAAGCTGTCCAGCCGAGTCCTGGATAAGATCAGCACCGGTCAGCTGGTCAGTTTGATGTCGGCGCATCTCAACAAGCTGGATGAG AGTCTGGGTCTGGCCCACTTCATCTGGATCACCCCCCTGCAGTGCATCCTGTGCGTGGGTCTGATCTGGGAGCTGATCGAGGTCAACGGCTTCTGCGCCCTGGCCTCCCTCATGCTGCTCGGCATCATCCAGGCCTGGCTGTCGCAGAAGATGGGCCCTcaccg CGCGGTGCGAGGAGAGATGATCAGCCGCCGTCTGGCGCTCACCTCGGAGATCATGGAGAACATCCACTCGGTGAAGGCGTACGGCTGGGAGGACGTGATGGAGTCCATCATCAAGAACATCAGGCA GGACGAGATGACGCTGACGAGGAAGATCGGCTCTCTGCGTTACTTCTACAGCGCCTCCTACTTCTTCTCCGCCATCTTGGTGATCGTGTCCGCCATCGTGCCGCACGCGCTCAGCAAGGGCATCATCCTGCGCCGCATCTTCACCACCGCCTCCTACTGCATGGTGCTGCGCATGACGCTGACCCGCCAGCTGCCGGGCTCCATCCAGATGTGGTACGACACGCTGGCGCTGGTCAAGAAGATCGAG GAGTTCTTGATGAAGGAGGAGTACAGAGTCCTGGAGTACAACCTGACCACCACCGACCTGGAGCTGGTCAACGTCTCCGCCTCCTGGGACGAG GGCATCGGCGAGCTGTTCGAGAAGATCAAGCAGGAGAACAAGGCGGGCGGCGACCTCTTCTTCACCAACCTCTACGTCACGCCGGTGCTGAGGAACATCAGCCTGCAGCTGGGGAGGGGAGAGATGCTGGCGGTGGCCGGCTCCACCGGCTCGGGGAAG AGCTCGCTGCTCATGATGATCCTGGGGGAGCTGGTTCCCTCGGAGGGGACGGTCCGGCACAGCGGGCGCGTCTCCTTCTCGCCGCAGACGTCGTGGATCATGCCCGGAACGATCCGCGACAACATCCTGTTCGGACTCACGTACGACGAGTTCCGCTACACCTCCGTCATCAAGGCCTGCCAGCTGGAGGAG GACTTCGACCTGCTGCCCGAGAAAGACAAGACGCATCTCCTGGAAGGAGGGGTGACCCTCAGCGGGGGTCAAAGGGCACGCCTCGGCCTGGCCAG GGCTGTGTATAAAGATGCGGACCTCTACCTGCTGGATGCACCTTTCACCCACCTGGACATCGTGACGGAGAAAGAGATCTTTGAGAA ATGCGTGTGCAAGCTCATGGCGTCCAAGGCGCGCATCGTGGTCACCAGCAAGCTGGAGCACCTGAAGCGGGCGGACCGGATCCTGCTGCTGCACAACGGCGAATGCTTCTTCTACGGAACCTTCTCGGAGCTGCAGGCCAAGCGGCCCGACTTCAGCTCCCTGCTCCTCGGCATGGAGGCCTACGACAACGTCAACGCGGAGCGCCGCAGCTCCATCCTCACCGAGACGCTCCGCCGGGTCTCCGTCGACGAGACCGCCGGCGGCTTCCGGGGCCCGGAGACGCTCCGCCGGTCCTTCCGGCAGCCGCCGGCGCCTCCGATGATATCCGGATCCCAGGCGCACCCCGGGGGCGACGGCTACCCGGAGAAACGCAAACAGTCCCTCATCCTCAGTCCGCTGGCGGCGGCGCGCAAGTTCTCCTTCATCGGGAACTCCCAGCCGGCCTCGAACGCCCCGCAGTCCACGGCGATGGAGGACGGGGCGCGGGAGCTCTCCGAGCGGAGGTTCTCGGTGGTGCCCGAGGACgaccaggtggaggaggtgctCCCCAGGGGGAACCTGTACCACCACGGGCTGCAGCACCTCACCGGGCAGCGCCGCCAGTCCGTCCTGGCGTTCATCACCAAGTCTCAGGGCCAGGAGCGCCGGGAGCAGATCCAGTCGTCCTTCAGGAAGAAGCTGTCCGTCACACCGCAGTGCGACCTGGTGGCCGAGCTGGACATCTACGCCCGCCGCCTGTCCAGGGACAGCATCTACGACATCAGCGAGGACGTGGACGAGGCAGACATGGAG CAATGCTTCGCAGATGAGCGGGAGAACATCTTTGAAACTACGTCATGGAGCACGTACCTCCGCTACATCACCACCAACCAGAGCTTAGTCTACGTCTTAATTTTCATCgtcctcgtcttcttcctcgAG GTTGCTGGTTCAGTCATTGGGATTTTCCTCATCACTGA CGAGATCTGGCGGGACGGCGCCAACCCCGAGTCGCCCAACTTCATCGACGTGCAGCACCCCAACGCCTCGTCGCCCGCCGCCCACCTGGCGGTCATCGTCACGCCGACCAGCGCCTACTACATCATCTACATCTACGTGGCCACGTCGGAGAGCGTGCTGGCCCTCGGCTTCTTCCGGGGCCTCCCGCTCGTGCACACGCTGCTCACCGTGTCCAAGCGGCTGCACGAGCAGATGCTGAGCGCCGTGCTGCGGGCGCCGATGGCCGTGCTCAACACCATGAAGACCG GCCGCATCATGAACAGATTCACCAAGGACATGGCCACCATCGACGACATGCTGCCCCTGGTGCTGTTCGACCTCATTCAG ctcACGCTGATCGTCACGGGCGCCATCTTCACCGTGTCCATCATACGGCCGTACATCTTCATCGCCGTCATCCCGCTGGCCACCATCTTCGTCGCCCTCAGAAAGTACTTCCTGCGAACTGGACAGCAACTCAAGCTGCTGGaggctgaag cccgcAGCCCCATCTTCTCCCACCTCATCATCTCCCTGAAGGGCCTGTGGACCATCCGGGCGTTCGGCCGCCAGTCGTACTTCGAGACGTTGTTCCACAAGGCGCTGAACACGCACACGGCCGCCTGGTTCCACTACCTGGCCACGCTGCGCTGGTTCCTCTTCCGCTGCGACATCAtcttcgtcctcttcttcaccgCCGCCGCCTTCATCGCCGTGGGAACCAACC AGGACAAACCAGGGGAGGTCGGCATCATCGTGGCCCTGGCCATGCTCATCCTGGGGACGTTCCAATGGGCCGTCATCACCAGCATCACTGTAGACGGACTG atgCGTTCCGTGGACCGCGTGTTCAAGTTCATCGACTTGCCGTCAGAGGAGCAGCCGGCGGTGGCGGGCCGCGGGGCGCCGGACCTCGTCATCCAGAACCCGCACGCCGCCGGCTGCTGGCCCAACCGCGGCCGCATGGACGTCCAGGGCCTCAGCGCCAAGTACACCGAGGGGGGCCGCGCCGTGCTCAGGGACATCTCCTTCACCGTGGAGGGGGGGCAGAGc atcggCCTGCTGGGCCGCACCGGCTCGGGGAAGAGCACCCTGCTGTCCGCTCTGCTGCGCCTGGCCTCCACCGAGGGGGAGATCTCCATCGACGGGGTCTCCTGGAGCTCCGTGCCGCTGCACACCTGGAGGAGGGCCTTCGGGGTGGTGCCGCAG AGGGTTTTCATTCTCACCGGAACCTTCCGGATGAACCTGGATCCTCACGAGCGCCACAGTGACGAGGAGCTGTGGCGGGTcgcggaggag gtgggcCTGAAGTCGGTGATCGAACAGTTCCCCGACAAGCTGGACTTCCGCCTGGAGGACGGCGGCAACGTGCTGAGCAACGGCCACAAGCAGCTGCTGTGCCTGGCGCGCTCCATCCTCAGCAAGGCCCGCATCCTGCTGCTGGACGAGCCCTCGGCCTACCTGGACCCCAT cacgCTGCAGGTCCTCAGGAAGACGCTGAAGCACTCGTTCTCGCGCTGCACCGTCATCCTGTCGGAGCACCGGGTGGAGCCGCTGCTGGAGTGCCAGTCCTTCCTG atgaTCGAGGGCAGCTCCATGAAGAGCTACGACTCTCTCCAGAAGCTTCTGAACGAGACGAGCCACCTGAAGCAGGCCATGAGCCCCTCCGACAGGCTCCGCCTCTTCCCCACGCTGCACCGCCTCAACTCCAGCAAGcgggcgccgccgccggccgccaAGATCTCCTCGCTGCCggaggaggccgaggaggaAGTGCACGACACTcgcctctaa